A single Alosa sapidissima isolate fAloSap1 chromosome 17, fAloSap1.pri, whole genome shotgun sequence DNA region contains:
- the LOC121688627 gene encoding uncharacterized protein LOC121688627: MMGKKSMICNASYNCTIKKLKCGIVITFVVALLGIMFMFSHIWSSGYWSSESQGQHWVKKMNCSVSNCLHTVSTETFVGIQGCKTLYFNAFLEHRTSFPSVRVLAIVWRAEETPHYCVLYCEDMLFVVSAKKTVHSTHYYFPYGMADFLCTIPGDCKPKHASLTTAGSDYVNSTFISVLNQEPRDSDFPVDITICISTMFNGYNNVLQFIQAMEIYRLLGAQKVVVYKSSCSPDMEEVLRYYQDNMGFVEVLPWLIGAHINVSSHWLISESPGDLHYNGQIQALHDCMYRNMYSSKYVFLHDPDEIILPYLDKNWRDFLERLRAKYGEVIYYFENNVFPVEEFDDSGRYYLKEWASLPGESFLQHTLREPLPMFPPRTGKLIINPRTVFEVNVHLVERSSTSTVKVPPSLGRMYHIRRRKNTALKRNDLIVDEGLWKWAPQMIREVNKALNRMNLSSQKHQMH; this comes from the coding sequence ATGATGGGAAAGAAGTCAATGATATGTAATGCTTCATATAACTGTACTATAAAGAAACTAAAATGTGGCATTGTAATCACCTTCGTTGTTGCACTCCTTGggattatgtttatgttttcacaTATCTGGTCAAGTGGATACTGGTCCTCTGAGTCACAAGGCCAGCATTGGGTAAAGAAAATGAACTGTTCTGTTTCCAATTGTCTTCATACAGTATCAACAGAAACATTTGTTGGTATCCAAGGATGCAaaacattatattttaatgccTTCTTGGAGCATCGGACTTCTTTTCCAAGTGTCAGAGTCTTAGCTATTGTGTGGCGGGCTGAAGAAACTCCTCATTACTGTGTTTTGTATTGTGAAGATATGTTGTTTGTAGTTTCCGCAAAGAAGACAGTTCACAGCACCCATTATTATTTCCCTTATGGAATGGCTGATTTTCTCTGCACCATTCCAGGGGATTGCAAACCTAAGCATGCATCCCTCACTACTGCTGGGAGTGATTATGTGAACAGCACCTTCATAAGTGTTCTTAATCAGGAGCCAAGAGACAGTGACTTCCCAGTGGACATCACCATCTGTATCAGTACCATGTTTAATGGGTACAACAATGTCCTCCAGTTCATCCAGGCTATGGAGATCTATCGTCTACTAGGAGCCCAGAAGGTGGTGGTTTACAAAAGTAGCTGCAGCCCAGACATGGAAGAAGTGCTGCGCTACTACCAAGATAACATGGGATTTGTGGAAGTCCTCCCTTGGCTAATTGGTGCCCACATCAATGTGTCCTCTCATTGGTTGATCTCAGAGTCCCCTGGTGACCTCCATTACAATGGACAAATCCAAGCACTCCACGACTGTATGTATCGTAACATGTATAGTTCCAAGTATGTGTTTTTACACGATCCGGATGAGATCATTCTTCCATATCTGGATAAAAACTGGAGGGACTTCCTAGAGAGATTGAGGGCCAAGTATGGAGAAGTCATCTACTACTTTGAGAATAATGTCTTCCCTGTTGAGGAGTTTGATGACAGTGGGAGATACTACCTGAAGGAATGGGCTTCCCTTCCGGGTGAGAGCTTCCTACAGCACACTCTTCGAGAGCCACTTCCAATGTTTCCCCCAAGGACAGGGAAACTGATCATCAATCCACGAACTGTGTTTGAGGTGAACGTGCACCTAGTGGAGAGAAGCAGCACTAGTACTGTCAAGGTGCCACCCTCCTTGGGGAGAATGTATCACATCCGGCGCAGGAAAAACACAGCACTGAAAAGGAATGATTTAATTGTGGATGAAGGGTTGTGGAAATGGGCTCCacaaatgatcagggaagtgaATAAAGCGCTCAATCGAATGAACTTGTCTTCTCAGAAGCATCAAATGCATTAA